One segment of Rosa chinensis cultivar Old Blush chromosome 6, RchiOBHm-V2, whole genome shotgun sequence DNA contains the following:
- the LOC121050041 gene encoding uncharacterized protein LOC121050041: MDIGYQMAYRAKRRAVKLAQGSHEDQYNLLESYAHELKKKNPGTSVWIQTELDGDVTRFKRIYICLEPLKIGWRASCRPIIGLDGCHLKAMFVSHNLDIGKGKSFISWYQMAYRAKRRAVKLAQGSHEDQYNLIESYARELKKKNPGTSVWIQTELDGDVTRFKRIYICLEPLKIGWRKGLEQAFKDMFPFSEHRHCVQHLHNNFKGDGFGGLELKQKLWAVARAYAMRQYEHAMEELKISSVGAWGWCMDRPAKHWSKSHFKDTFKCDILLNNHSESFNKSLLQARKKPILGCLEDIKTSAMVRGRGVGCASGVITQHSVQLDKKSGSFRRWDVSGIPCGHAIAAIYSKGWSPDEFVDDHYRMEKYFKAYELVINPIAGVSEWEIIHRPIAAPLYRAQPGRPKLKRNKEPGEEPPPAGKAENELPTEDGANVLPPEDGANVQQQPEHENVQVPDNAETSTNIVHQPQPQDSSNPVFSGRRFKSPAKRIKPGKKPAEGSTSATNSRTDSRKPSWKY; encoded by the exons ATGGATATAGGGTATCAAATGGCTTATAGAGCTAAGAGGAGGGCAGTTAAGTTAGCTCAAGGGAGTCATGAGGATCAGTATAATCTGCTTGAGAGCTATGCACatgaattgaaaaagaaaaacccgGGTACCTCTGTATGGATTCAAACAGAGCTAGATGGAGATGTGACAAGGTTTAAGAGGATTTATATCTGCTTGGAGCCTTTGAAGATTGGTTGGAGGGCAAGTTGTAGGCCAATCATAGGGCTGGATGGGTGTCACCTTAAGGCCATGTTTGTTTCACATAATCTGGacattgggaaaggaaagtcTTTCATTTCCT GGTATCAAATGGCTTATAGAGCTAAGAGGAGGGCAGTTAAGTTAGCTCAAGGGAGTCATGAGGATCAGTATAATCTGATTGAGAGCTATGCACgtgaattgaaaaagaaaaacccgGGTACCTCTGTATGGATTCAAACAGAGCTAGATGGAGATGTGACAAGGTTTAAGAGGATTTATATCTGCTTAGAGCCTTTGAAGATTGGTTGGAGG AAAGGTCTAGAGCAAGCTTTCAAGGACATGTTCCCATTCTCTGAACACAGACATTGTGTTCAACACCTCCACAATAATTTCAAAGGTGATGGCTTTGGTGGTTTGGAgctgaaacaaaaattatggGCTGTTGCAAGAGCCTATGCAATGAGGCAGTATGAGCATGCAATGGAAGAGCTGAAGATATCTTCTGTTGGGGCATGGGGATGGTGCATGGATAGACCAGCAAAACATTGGTCTAAGTCACACTTTAAGGATACATTCAAGTGTGACATACTTCTAAATAACCACAGTGAGTCATTTAATAAGAGTCTGCTGCAAGCTAGGAAGAAGCCTATTCTGGGGTGTTTGGAGGATATTAAGACAAGTGCAATGGTTAGA GGAAGAGGAGTTGGTTGTGCATCTGGTGTCATTACTCAGCACTCAGTGCAATTGGACAAGAAGAGCGGCAGTTTTAGAAGATGGGATGTCAGTGGAATCCCTTGTGGTCATGCCATTGCAGCCATTTATTCAAAGGGCTGGTCACCAGATGAGTTTGTAGATGATCATTATAGGATGGAAAAATACTTTAAGGCTTATGAGCTAGTAATCAACCCCATTGCTGGTGTCAGTGAATGGGAGATCATCCACAGGCCTATTGCAGcacccttatatagggcacaacCTGGAAGGCCCAAactgaaaagaaacaaagagccAG GAGAAGAACCACCACCTGCTG GGAAGGCTGAAAATGAGCTGCCTACAGAAGATGGTGCAAATGTTCTGCCACCAGAAGATGGTGCAAATGTGCAGCAACAGCCTGAACATGAAAATGTTCAAGTCCCAGATAATGCAGAG ACTTCAACCAATATTGTTCATCAACCacag CCACAAGATTCCTCCAATCCTGTATTCTCAGGGAGGAGATTCAAGTCACCAGCAAAAAGGATCAAACCAGGAAAGAAGCCTGCAGAAGGTTCTACTTCTGCCACAAACTCTAGGACTGATTCAAGAAAGCCCTCATGGAAGTATTGA
- the LOC112173387 gene encoding glutathione S-transferase encodes MAGIKVHGTPFSTAAARVLATLYEKEVEFEFVPIDMRAGEHKKESFLALNPFGQVPAFEDGDLQLFESRAITQYIAHEYAPKGTPLIFPDSKKMAILSVWTEVEAQKYDPVASKLTFELVIKPLMLGLATDFTVVEEFEAKLGTVLDVYEARLGKSKYLGGDCFSLADLHHLPTTDYLMGTQVKKLFECRPNVSAWVADITARPAWKKVVAMRAH; translated from the exons ATGGCCGGCATCAAAGTCCATGGAACCCCTTTCTCAACGGCAGCAGCTCGAGTTTTGGCTACCCTCtatgagaaagaggttgaattcgAGTTTGTTCCGATAGACATGAGAGCTGGTGAACATAAAAAGGAGTCCTTCCTTGCCCTCAAT CCATTTGGTCAAGTTCCAGCTTTTGAAGACGGAGATCTTCAGCTCTTTG AGTCAAGAGCAATTACACAATACATTGCCCATGAGTATGCTCCAAAGGGAACCCCGCTGATTTTCCCAGACTCAAAGAAGATGGCAATTCTATCAGTGTGGACAGAGGTGGAGGCTCAAAAATACGACCCAGTAGCTTCAAAACTGACATTTGAGCTAGTTATAAAACCTCTGATGCTTGGCTTGGCCACAGACTTCACAGTCGTGGAGGAATTTGAAGCTAAGTTGGGTACAGTTCTCGATGTCTATGAGGCTCGTCTGGGCAAATCGAAATACTTGGGAGGTGATTGCTTCAGCTTGGCAGATCTTCACCACCTTCCAACCACAGACTACTTAATGGGAACACAAGTCAAGAAGCTGTTCGAGTGCCGCCCAAATGTTAGCGCATGGGTAGCTGATATCACAGCAAGGCCTGCTTGGAAAAAAGTCGTTGCCATGAGAGCTCACTAA